Proteins from a single region of Candidatus Hydrogenedentota bacterium:
- a CDS encoding peptide transporter translates to MIVSEPLREDLEFRDGFSIRTMIGAIFVGFVMMPGTIYLGLVAGSGLGPAAQWVTIILFTEMARRSFTTLKRQEVYILYYMAAALAMTGGPFGGLIWNQYLVQSPQAIGFGIADYFPEWIVPHRTDAAIAGRNLLAQPWYIPVMLTTFLWIMGRATALTTGYMLFRITADVEKLAFPLAPIAAEGATALAETTAKKETWRWNVFSVGAAIGLVFGGVYVGIPGFTGVLFSKTLQVIPIPFVDMTESAHHVLPAALAGVSLDLGAVIFGMVLPFAMVAGTFVAAVASAFVANPILQKMGMLPHWKPGMSLIPTKLAVDFDFWMSIGIGASLCVAIIGVYKVFQALLTKRDISEGSLLEPPKGRGDIRLRWCILVYVAASTASIVLCRVLLKQDTFPMAMLLAYALVITPAISYVSARMIGLTGSPVAFPFLREGSLILSGYRGVDIWFAPLPLADYGPTTQMFRELTLTRTKFSSLVKVELFMLPICLVASYIFWAFFWHIESIPSATYPFTAKMWPLQATYQCLFMTATTGENSWLVQSIRLPFILGGIGFGFLMLGITTVAGLPPLFFYGLIGGLGAIPNAAIPMFAGAIIGRRVFEPRYGAETWRRYTPVLAAGYACGVGLIGMLSVAFAMVAKSVSSLPY, encoded by the coding sequence ATGATCGTTAGCGAACCATTGCGGGAAGACCTCGAGTTCCGGGACGGATTTTCGATTCGGACGATGATCGGCGCGATCTTCGTCGGTTTCGTAATGATGCCCGGAACCATTTACCTTGGCCTTGTCGCCGGGTCCGGACTCGGTCCCGCCGCACAATGGGTCACGATTATCCTCTTCACCGAAATGGCGCGGCGCTCGTTTACAACGCTCAAACGCCAGGAAGTCTATATTCTTTATTACATGGCCGCGGCGCTTGCGATGACGGGCGGTCCGTTCGGGGGGCTGATCTGGAACCAGTACCTCGTCCAAAGTCCGCAGGCGATTGGCTTCGGCATTGCGGATTACTTCCCCGAATGGATCGTCCCGCACCGGACCGACGCCGCGATTGCCGGGCGCAACCTCCTCGCCCAGCCGTGGTATATCCCGGTCATGCTGACGACATTCCTTTGGATTATGGGCCGGGCCACGGCGTTGACGACCGGCTACATGCTCTTTCGTATTACCGCCGATGTGGAAAAACTCGCGTTCCCGCTCGCGCCCATCGCGGCGGAAGGCGCCACGGCGCTTGCCGAAACCACCGCGAAGAAAGAGACGTGGCGATGGAACGTGTTCAGCGTCGGCGCGGCCATCGGGCTGGTCTTCGGCGGCGTATACGTCGGCATTCCGGGTTTTACCGGCGTGCTGTTTTCAAAGACCTTGCAGGTCATTCCAATCCCCTTCGTGGACATGACGGAAAGCGCGCATCATGTCTTGCCGGCGGCGCTGGCGGGCGTCAGCCTCGACCTCGGCGCGGTGATCTTCGGCATGGTGCTGCCGTTTGCGATGGTCGCGGGAACGTTCGTCGCCGCGGTGGCATCGGCCTTCGTCGCCAATCCCATCCTGCAGAAAATGGGCATGCTCCCGCATTGGAAACCGGGCATGTCGCTGATCCCGACGAAACTGGCCGTGGATTTCGATTTCTGGATGAGCATCGGCATCGGCGCGTCGCTCTGCGTGGCGATCATCGGCGTCTACAAAGTCTTTCAGGCCTTGCTGACGAAACGCGACATCTCCGAAGGCAGCCTGCTCGAACCGCCCAAAGGCCGCGGCGACATCCGTCTGCGCTGGTGCATCCTCGTCTACGTCGCCGCCAGCACGGCGAGCATTGTCCTGTGCCGCGTTCTGCTCAAGCAGGACACCTTTCCAATGGCGATGCTCCTCGCATACGCGCTCGTGATTACGCCCGCCATCTCGTACGTCAGCGCCCGCATGATCGGCCTCACCGGCAGTCCCGTCGCGTTTCCGTTCCTGCGCGAAGGCAGCCTCATCCTCAGCGGCTACCGCGGGGTGGACATCTGGTTCGCGCCGCTGCCCTTGGCCGACTACGGCCCGACCACGCAGATGTTCCGCGAACTCACGCTGACGCGAACAAAGTTTTCGAGCCTCGTGAAAGTGGAACTGTTCATGCTGCCCATCTGCCTTGTGGCCAGTTACATCTTCTGGGCGTTCTTTTGGCACATCGAGTCCATCCCCTCGGCGACGTATCCGTTCACCGCGAAAATGTGGCCGCTCCAGGCCACATACCAATGCCTGTTCATGACCGCCACGACCGGCGAAAACTCGTGGCTCGTGCAGTCTATTCGCCTGCCCTTCATCCTCGGCGGCATTGGTTTTGGATTCCTCATGCTCGGTATCACCACCGTCGCCGGTCTTCCGCCGCTGTTCTTTTACGGTCTCATTGGCGGACTCGGCGCGATTCCCAACGCCGCGATACCCATGTTCGCCGGCGCAATCATCGGACGCCGTGTTTTCGAGCCTCGCTACGGCGCCGAAACATGGCGGCGTTACACACCGGTCCTCGCAGCGGGATATGCGTGTG
- a CDS encoding M28 family peptidase has translation MNKARYILSWCLVAVVGLFVQFIVTKWATETEKDPDLAETVVFEPARYPEIAARFTPEGLKAHIDALSDIPSRQTGTPGCDAALEYIRAQFRALGVGEPVVQEFPATVPVHDIAEARTPQGVFPLHPLHPNGVCPAATPKEGIKTRLIYAGSGSLAEVEGKELDGATAVVETGAREQWLYLIDLGARAIIFVERERPPRYIGMTTQTMSHQDVPRFWMTQAEGAPLVALLKSRDLEATLYSDARWERRTGKNIYVDIPGLSTKEHNKDEVVVLSAYYDSSSFVPDLAPGAEQACGIAALLELGKLIAEHRFQKSVRLLALSGHFQAIEGARRYAWDNVARHTSPMRDVSPQGHAAFFGLDLSSGGPRVGLFYAGNFFTPFENNVKPRVSDLGRRATHYANEIATALGVSPDELFVDTINPAFGKEWFTYAPTGLALDHEAALIAGVPSLSFVTVNDSRFFAATPNDTEVNAENLARQVRLLACLLPNAFNVEGRYLKRSMQRVACRVRGRVVSFDPKEGYLPNKPVPNAVVTARGMWDQMILTGVMARPVTLANGQGEFELPCLGYNAEALYQMGWLAFEPFVIEDGHITWAPDFGQMGRESYPLRLLPVQKEMELMCVAFPCKTLDLFNLVDPRNYNLLNSLDVLEAASNSPPAVYGTTLQESAWPSFMAPTASIFTQPGKRLKITAGAGAAQKRMLLLNVPERFAPGQLFNTGDGFAVDDTPAVRHTYMQSATDMYRLDESRIAFFGSHGIKNARVNTLHRLAGDALEKARKALDARNYQEYFVQAKRALGFESRAYPDVVGMANDVVRGLVFYLVLLIPFAFATERLFLAGRRIETRIAGIVALFLAMFFVLRFTHPAFRIVLSPMIVLLGFAVATLSVVIISIVMAKLEALVSKRKIEQQGEHESGVQAVSGFALALELGIANMRRRRARTILTSITLIVLTFSVLSFMSVTAQLRIQQYTYSDGATPYQGALLRTRNWAPFPFETYASLRNEYGGECTIAPRRWYYGALVLNRSFIDIDKDGVIRSVSALAGLSAEELKFFDIKGALLGNSRWIGPHVEGVTPPEEILLPVNLARDFLNEPGSDPQAALSPAEKERIANAMIGRKVRMLGREFEVIGVYDWEKMNELVDIDGERLTPFDPVEMEKKFQEEGTPDPESVQRYIHHSFKDVAIVSEQVLGNLGGDLRSVALLPHNPGELTPLLENLIRRLDYILFANLDGTPTLLSSRNATRISELWNLLILMVIAGLIVFNTMLGSVFERTKEIGTYTALGIAPSHIGRLFMVEAGVFAVLGVMAGYVAGQTVSRLAHVLDIPLLNTLELNYSSMAGVAACLLVMGMVLLSSVYPSRKASELGVPDIERRWKLPPTKEARITLQLPFTVSMHEAPGLVAFLKEYLDSHVDVSVGNFYVEEVQAGPAIAGGSGTGITARFWLTPFDLGISQYTTIALRVLEDMNVCGVEVSIERLSGDASSWRRANGHFMTAIRSQFLVWRNLTPKARADYVSRGKEFALA, from the coding sequence ATGAATAAGGCGCGTTACATACTTTCTTGGTGCCTCGTGGCCGTCGTGGGATTGTTTGTCCAGTTCATTGTCACGAAATGGGCCACCGAGACCGAAAAGGATCCGGACCTCGCGGAGACGGTCGTTTTCGAGCCGGCGCGTTATCCGGAAATTGCGGCGCGTTTCACGCCGGAAGGCCTGAAGGCGCATATTGACGCCTTGTCGGACATTCCGTCGCGGCAGACGGGCACGCCCGGTTGCGATGCCGCGCTCGAATACATCCGCGCGCAGTTCCGCGCGCTCGGCGTGGGCGAGCCGGTGGTCCAGGAATTTCCCGCGACCGTTCCCGTTCATGACATCGCGGAAGCGCGGACGCCGCAAGGCGTGTTCCCGCTGCATCCGCTGCATCCGAACGGGGTGTGTCCGGCGGCAACCCCGAAAGAGGGGATCAAGACACGGCTCATCTATGCGGGATCGGGCAGTCTGGCGGAGGTGGAAGGCAAGGAACTTGACGGCGCGACGGCCGTCGTGGAAACGGGCGCGCGCGAGCAATGGCTTTACCTGATCGATCTCGGCGCCCGGGCGATTATTTTCGTCGAACGGGAACGTCCGCCGCGGTACATCGGCATGACGACGCAGACAATGTCGCACCAGGACGTGCCCCGGTTCTGGATGACGCAGGCCGAAGGCGCGCCGCTCGTCGCGTTGCTGAAGTCGCGGGATCTCGAAGCCACGCTGTATTCGGACGCCCGATGGGAACGCCGCACCGGCAAGAACATTTACGTGGACATCCCCGGCCTGAGCACGAAGGAACACAACAAGGACGAGGTCGTCGTTCTTTCGGCCTACTACGACAGCAGTTCGTTCGTGCCGGATCTTGCGCCGGGCGCCGAGCAGGCATGCGGCATCGCGGCCCTGCTCGAACTCGGCAAACTGATCGCCGAACACCGCTTCCAGAAATCCGTGCGTTTGCTGGCCCTTTCGGGCCATTTCCAGGCGATTGAAGGCGCCCGGCGGTACGCGTGGGACAATGTCGCACGGCACACGTCGCCGATGCGCGACGTGTCGCCGCAGGGCCATGCGGCCTTTTTCGGGCTCGACCTGTCTTCGGGCGGGCCGCGCGTTGGGCTGTTTTATGCCGGCAATTTTTTCACGCCGTTCGAAAACAACGTCAAGCCGCGCGTGTCCGATCTGGGCCGCCGCGCCACGCACTATGCAAACGAAATCGCCACGGCCTTGGGCGTGTCGCCGGACGAGTTGTTCGTGGACACGATCAACCCGGCGTTCGGCAAGGAGTGGTTCACCTACGCGCCGACCGGCCTTGCGCTGGACCACGAAGCGGCGCTGATAGCCGGCGTTCCGTCGTTGTCGTTCGTAACGGTCAACGATTCGCGATTTTTTGCCGCGACGCCGAACGACACCGAGGTCAATGCCGAAAACCTGGCCCGGCAGGTCCGCCTGCTTGCGTGTCTTTTGCCCAATGCGTTCAACGTCGAGGGCCGTTATCTCAAGCGGTCCATGCAACGCGTCGCATGCCGCGTCAGGGGCCGGGTCGTTTCGTTCGACCCGAAAGAGGGCTACCTGCCGAACAAGCCCGTGCCCAACGCGGTGGTAACCGCCCGCGGCATGTGGGATCAGATGATCCTGACCGGCGTCATGGCGCGTCCGGTCACGCTGGCCAACGGCCAGGGCGAATTCGAGCTGCCCTGCCTGGGCTACAACGCGGAGGCGCTGTATCAAATGGGCTGGCTCGCCTTCGAACCATTCGTGATCGAGGACGGCCATATCACGTGGGCGCCGGATTTCGGCCAGATGGGCCGCGAAAGTTATCCCTTGCGCCTGTTGCCGGTCCAGAAGGAAATGGAGTTGATGTGCGTCGCCTTTCCGTGCAAAACGCTGGATCTGTTCAACCTCGTGGACCCGCGCAATTACAACCTGCTCAACTCGCTCGACGTGCTCGAAGCCGCCAGCAACAGCCCGCCCGCCGTGTACGGCACGACGCTCCAGGAAAGCGCATGGCCGTCGTTCATGGCGCCGACGGCATCCATTTTCACCCAGCCGGGCAAGCGACTCAAAATCACGGCGGGCGCGGGCGCCGCGCAAAAGCGCATGTTGCTGCTGAACGTTCCCGAACGCTTCGCGCCCGGCCAATTGTTCAATACCGGCGACGGTTTCGCGGTGGACGACACGCCCGCCGTGCGCCACACCTACATGCAAAGCGCCACGGACATGTACCGGCTGGACGAGTCGCGCATCGCGTTCTTCGGATCGCACGGCATCAAGAACGCGCGCGTCAACACCCTGCACCGGCTCGCGGGCGACGCGCTCGAAAAGGCGCGCAAAGCGCTCGACGCGCGCAACTACCAGGAATATTTCGTGCAGGCCAAGCGCGCGCTCGGCTTCGAGTCGCGCGCGTATCCGGATGTCGTGGGCATGGCCAACGACGTCGTGCGCGGACTCGTGTTCTATCTTGTTTTACTGATTCCGTTCGCGTTCGCGACGGAACGCCTTTTCCTCGCCGGCCGCCGCATCGAAACGCGCATCGCCGGCATTGTGGCGTTGTTTCTCGCCATGTTCTTCGTGCTGCGGTTCACGCATCCGGCCTTCCGCATTGTGCTCAGCCCGATGATCGTCCTGCTCGGATTCGCCGTGGCGACGCTGTCGGTGGTGATCATCTCGATTGTGATGGCGAAACTCGAGGCGCTGGTATCGAAACGCAAGATCGAACAGCAGGGCGAGCACGAATCGGGCGTGCAGGCCGTCAGCGGATTTGCGCTCGCGCTCGAACTCGGCATCGCCAACATGCGCCGCCGCCGCGCGCGGACGATTCTGACGAGCATTACGCTGATCGTCCTGACGTTTTCGGTATTGTCGTTCATGTCCGTCACGGCGCAGTTGCGCATCCAGCAGTACACGTACAGCGACGGCGCGACGCCCTACCAGGGCGCGCTGCTTCGCACGCGAAACTGGGCGCCGTTCCCCTTCGAGACCTATGCCTCGCTGCGCAACGAGTACGGCGGCGAATGCACGATTGCCCCGCGCCGGTGGTACTACGGCGCGCTGGTCCTCAACCGGTCGTTCATAGACATTGACAAGGACGGCGTGATCCGTTCGGTCAGCGCGCTGGCCGGCCTGAGCGCCGAGGAACTGAAATTTTTCGACATCAAGGGCGCGCTGCTCGGCAACAGCCGCTGGATCGGTCCGCACGTCGAAGGCGTCACGCCGCCCGAAGAGATTTTGCTGCCCGTGAACTTAGCCCGGGACTTTCTGAACGAACCCGGCAGTGACCCGCAGGCCGCCCTTTCGCCCGCCGAAAAGGAACGGATCGCCAACGCCATGATCGGCCGGAAGGTGCGCATGCTGGGCCGCGAATTCGAGGTTATCGGCGTGTACGACTGGGAAAAGATGAACGAGCTGGTGGATATTGACGGGGAACGCCTTACCCCCTTCGATCCGGTCGAGATGGAAAAGAAGTTCCAGGAGGAGGGCACACCCGATCCCGAATCCGTCCAGCGCTACATCCACCATTCATTTAAGGACGTGGCAATCGTCAGCGAACAGGTGCTGGGCAATCTGGGCGGCGATCTCCGGTCGGTCGCGCTGCTCCCTCACAATCCGGGCGAATTGACGCCGCTGCTTGAAAACCTGATCCGCCGTCTCGACTATATTTTGTTCGCGAATCTCGACGGCACGCCGACGCTGCTGAGCAGCCGCAACGCCACGCGCATTTCCGAATTGTGGAACCTGCTGATCCTGATGGTGATCGCGGGTTTGATCGTGTTCAACACGATGCTGGGCAGCGTCTTCGAGCGGACAAAGGAAATCGGCACGTATACTGCGCTTGGCATTGCCCCTTCGCATATCGGACGCCTGTTCATGGTCGAGGCGGGCGTGTTCGCGGTGCTGGGCGTCATGGCCGGCTACGTGGCCGGGCAGACCGTCTCGCGGCTCGCGCATGTGCTCGACATCCCGCTGTTGAACACGCTCGAACTCAACTACAGTTCGATGGCGGGCGTTGCGGCATGCCTGCTCGTCATGGGCATGGTCCTGCTGTCGTCGGTGTATCCGTCGCGCAAGGCCAGCGAACTCGGCGTGCCCGACATCGAGCGCCGTTGGAAACTCCCGCCGACGAAGGAGGCGCGCATCACACTGCAACTGCCATTCACCGTGTCCATGCATGAGGCGCCGGGACTGGTCGCGTTCCTGAAAGAATACCTCGATTCGCATGTGGATGTGTCCGTGGGAAATTTCTATGTCGAGGAGGTTCAGGCCGGGCCGGCCATTGCGGGTGGTTCCGGCACCGGCATCACCGCGCGTTTCTGGCTGACGCCGTTCGACCTCGGCATCAGCCAATACACGACCATCGCGTTGCGCGTGCTCGAAGACATGAACGTGTGCGGCGTCGAAGTGTCCATCGAGCGGCTGAGCGGCGACGCCAGTTCGTGGCGGCGCGCCAACGGCCACTTCATGACGGCGATTCGCAGCCAGTTTCTCGTATGGCGCAACTTGACCCCGAAGGCGCGCGCGGATTATGTGTCGAGGGGAAAGGAGTTCGCGTTGGCATGA